One segment of Macrotis lagotis isolate mMagLag1 chromosome 1, bilby.v1.9.chrom.fasta, whole genome shotgun sequence DNA contains the following:
- the RBM7 gene encoding RNA-binding protein 7 isoform X1 gives MVKSDGSSRIPRKGKVRVGSMRTRILTYVDVSRRQGAWPLPEREGESRRSSLPGVRSPPRDGEPVPAAGPAEMGAATAEADRTLFVGNLDIKVTEELLFELFHQAGPVIKVKIPKDKDGKPKQFAFVNFKHEESVPYGMNLLNGIKLFGRPIKIQFRSGSSHASQEVSSSYSQHNLGNASPSSIPQSTSASSRYERNMDNLTSGYNSSQMLQRSFLSPDNLQRQAMMNNILWQQQGSFSGKFVPQHLDQPSFTPSGQQHGHSFNPPSSSSQWCQDTPGSQRKTRQNSHPYQSDRLYSREQRYGDHGSDHHYRGNRDDSYYEERIHDSWSHDYDSRRENSRDGKWRPSRH, from the exons ATGGTTAAGAGCGACGGTTCCTCCAGAATCCCCCGTAAGGGAAAGGTTCGAGTAGGGAGCATGCGCACTCGCATCCTGACGTACGTCGACGTGAGTCGCAGGCAGGGGGCGTGGCCTCTGCCGGAGCGGGAGGGGGAAAGTAGGCGGAGCAGCTTGCCGGGCGTGCGCAGTCCACCCCGCGACGGCGAGCCTGTCCCGGCGGCGGGGCCTGCCGAGATGGGCGCCGCCACGGCGGAAGCGGACCGGACTCTGTTTGTGGGCAACCTCGACATTAAGGTGACGGAGGAGCTGCTCTTCGAGCTCTTCCATCAG gCAGGTCCtgtaataaaagttaaaattccAAAGGATAAAGATGGTAAACCAAAGCAGTTTGCATTTGTGAATTTCAAACATGAAGAATCTGTTCCTTATGGAATGAATCTACTTAATGGAATAAAACTTTTTGGAAGGCCCATCAAAATTCAGTTCAGATCAG GAAGTAGTCATGCTTCTCAGGAGGTTAGTTCATCATATTCCCAGCATAATCTTGGGAATGCAAGTCCATCTAGCATACCACAGTCCACTTCAGCTTCTAGCAG ATATGAAAGAAATATGGATAACTTGACATCTGGATATAATTCTTCACAAATGCTACAGAGGTCTTTCTTATCTCCAGATAATCTTCAAAGACAGGCTATG ATGAACAACATTCTGTGGCAGCAGCAGGGATCTTTCAGTGGAAAGTTTGTACCTCAGCATTTGGATCAGCCTAGTTTTACACCTTCAGGGCAGCAACATGGTCATTCCTTTAACCCCCCCTCTTCAAGCTCCCAGTGGTGCCAGGATACACCAGGGTCACAGAGAAAAACCAGGCAGAACTCCCATCCTTACCAGTCAGATAGGCTATATAGCCGTGAGCAGCGTTATGGGGATCATGGATCTGACCATCATTATAGAGGAAACAGAGATGACTCCTACTATGAAGAAAGGATCCATGATAGTTGGAGCCATGACTATGATAGCAGAAGAGAAAACAGTAGGGATGGAAAATGGCGCCCATCTCGGCACTAA
- the RBM7 gene encoding RNA-binding protein 7 isoform X2 — protein sequence MNLLNGIKLFGRPIKIQFRSGSSHASQEVSSSYSQHNLGNASPSSIPQSTSASSRYERNMDNLTSGYNSSQMLQRSFLSPDNLQRQAMMNNILWQQQGSFSGKFVPQHLDQPSFTPSGQQHGHSFNPPSSSSQWCQDTPGSQRKTRQNSHPYQSDRLYSREQRYGDHGSDHHYRGNRDDSYYEERIHDSWSHDYDSRRENSRDGKWRPSRH from the exons ATGAATCTACTTAATGGAATAAAACTTTTTGGAAGGCCCATCAAAATTCAGTTCAGATCAG GAAGTAGTCATGCTTCTCAGGAGGTTAGTTCATCATATTCCCAGCATAATCTTGGGAATGCAAGTCCATCTAGCATACCACAGTCCACTTCAGCTTCTAGCAG ATATGAAAGAAATATGGATAACTTGACATCTGGATATAATTCTTCACAAATGCTACAGAGGTCTTTCTTATCTCCAGATAATCTTCAAAGACAGGCTATG ATGAACAACATTCTGTGGCAGCAGCAGGGATCTTTCAGTGGAAAGTTTGTACCTCAGCATTTGGATCAGCCTAGTTTTACACCTTCAGGGCAGCAACATGGTCATTCCTTTAACCCCCCCTCTTCAAGCTCCCAGTGGTGCCAGGATACACCAGGGTCACAGAGAAAAACCAGGCAGAACTCCCATCCTTACCAGTCAGATAGGCTATATAGCCGTGAGCAGCGTTATGGGGATCATGGATCTGACCATCATTATAGAGGAAACAGAGATGACTCCTACTATGAAGAAAGGATCCATGATAGTTGGAGCCATGACTATGATAGCAGAAGAGAAAACAGTAGGGATGGAAAATGGCGCCCATCTCGGCACTAA
- the RBM7 gene encoding RNA-binding protein 7 isoform X3 encodes MDNLTSGYNSSQMLQRSFLSPDNLQRQAMMNNILWQQQGSFSGKFVPQHLDQPSFTPSGQQHGHSFNPPSSSSQWCQDTPGSQRKTRQNSHPYQSDRLYSREQRYGDHGSDHHYRGNRDDSYYEERIHDSWSHDYDSRRENSRDGKWRPSRH; translated from the exons ATGGATAACTTGACATCTGGATATAATTCTTCACAAATGCTACAGAGGTCTTTCTTATCTCCAGATAATCTTCAAAGACAGGCTATG ATGAACAACATTCTGTGGCAGCAGCAGGGATCTTTCAGTGGAAAGTTTGTACCTCAGCATTTGGATCAGCCTAGTTTTACACCTTCAGGGCAGCAACATGGTCATTCCTTTAACCCCCCCTCTTCAAGCTCCCAGTGGTGCCAGGATACACCAGGGTCACAGAGAAAAACCAGGCAGAACTCCCATCCTTACCAGTCAGATAGGCTATATAGCCGTGAGCAGCGTTATGGGGATCATGGATCTGACCATCATTATAGAGGAAACAGAGATGACTCCTACTATGAAGAAAGGATCCATGATAGTTGGAGCCATGACTATGATAGCAGAAGAGAAAACAGTAGGGATGGAAAATGGCGCCCATCTCGGCACTAA